The genomic window CCCCTCTCCCTTACGGGAGAGGGGAATACAGGCACGGACTTACAGAAGAAGACCGTTGCTTCTGCCGCTTCTGCACACGCGGCCTGCCCCCCCGGCAGCGGTGCGCTAACCTGCCGGCTGCTCCTGATCAGATGAGCCGCAGCCGCCCGCACTCCCCCGCACTGCCGCCACGAAGCGCTGCAGCATTTCCCCCTGCCCGCGCCCGCAGGCCAGCGCCACCGTTGTGCTGCAGCCCTCATCGGCCAGCGGCACGAAGACCACCGCCCCCGGGGCCAGGGCCCGCATGCTTTCCGGCAACAACGCCACGCCGAAGCCAGCCTGGATCAGTTGCAGCTGCGTGGTCTTGCGTGACACCACCTGGGCGGCGCGGGGGAAGAAGCCGGCCTGCATGCACAGGGCAGCGGACTGGTAACTCAGGCCGCCGCGCTGGCCGTGGGGAATGGAAATGAAGCGCTCGTCGCGAAGCTCGGCCAGGTGCACGCTGGCCGCCTGCGCACGCGGGTGTTGCGCTGCCACGGCGAGGTACAGCGGCTCGTCGAACAGCGGGTGAACGTCCACCTCGTCGTGCTGGCGCAGCACCGGTAACCGCAGCAGGCCCACATCCAGATTGCCTTCGGCGATGTCCTGCAGCTGGGCTTCGGACGATTGCAGGGCGATCTCCAGCGAAACGTCGGCGTTGTCGCGCAGGTAGGCGCCGATGCGCTCCAGCAGCAGGCCGGCCAGGGGCACGGT from Pseudomonas sp. GCEP-101 includes these protein-coding regions:
- a CDS encoding LysR family transcriptional regulator → MTSVRQLRYFVDIADCGSFTAAADNLFIAQSALSRQIKELEQHLGTPLFERTARQPRLTAAGQAFYQRARKLLADLDKAERLAQDIGRGQRGSVRLNHSSTVPLAGLLLERIGAYLRDNADVSLEIALQSSEAQLQDIAEGNLDVGLLRLPVLRQHDEVDVHPLFDEPLYLAVAAQHPRAQAASVHLAELRDERFISIPHGQRGGLSYQSAALCMQAGFFPRAAQVVSRKTTQLQLIQAGFGVALLPESMRALAPGAVVFVPLADEGCSTTVALACGRGQGEMLQRFVAAVRGSAGGCGSSDQEQPAG